In Ursus arctos isolate Adak ecotype North America unplaced genomic scaffold, UrsArc2.0 scaffold_3, whole genome shotgun sequence, one DNA window encodes the following:
- the LOC113249226 gene encoding GTPase IMAP family member 5 — protein MEGLQRGRYGTMAEGREEDKWFATSSSLRIILVGKTGTGKSATGNSILCQPVFESRLGSQPVTKTCQAETGTWNGRNLLVVDTPSIFEAEAQTQGMCTDIADCYLLSAPGPHVLLLVTQLGRFTAQDTVAVRRVKEVFGAGAMKHVVVLFTHKEDLNGESLDDYITHTDNQSLKSLVQECGRRYCGFNNRATGEEQREQLAELMAVVGRLDRENEGAFHSNDLFFEAQRLQREGGGAHGEERRRYLAKVRAQLEEQRRDLRDSTSNWACGALLKVRRWMLSNIGITAVLIICILIFLATLIYLCITHGH, from the exons atggaagggcttcagaggggcagATATGGAACGATGGCTGAAG GCAGAGAGGAAGATAAGTGGTTTGCAACATCGTCCTCACTGAGGATCATCCTGGTGGGCAAGACGGGCACTGGGAAGAGTGCCACAGGGAACAGCATCCTCTGCCAGCCAGTGTTTGAGTCCAGACTGGGGAGCCAGCCCGTGACCAAGACGTGCCAGGCGGAGACAGGGACCTGGAATGGAAGGAACCTCCTGGTGGTCGACACGCCCTCCATCTTCGAGGCGGAGGCTCAGACCCAAGGGATGTGCACGGACATCGCGGACTGCTACCTGCTCTCTGCCCCGGGGCCCCATGTGCTGCTGCTGGTGACCCAACTGGGGCGCTTCACTGCCCAGGACACGGTGGCCGTGAGGAGGGTGAAGGAGGTCTTTGGGGCGGGAGCCATGAAGCACGTGGTGGTCCTCTTCACCCACAAGGAGGACTTGAACGGCGAGTCCTTGGACGATTACATCACACACACGGACAACCAGAGCCTGAAGAGCCTGGTGCAGGAGTGCGGGAGGCGTTACTGTGGCTTCAACAACAGGGCCaccggggaggagcagagggagcagctggcCGAGCTGATGGCTGTGGTGGGGAGGCTGGACAGGGAGAACGAGGGCGCCTTCCACAGCAATGACCTCTTCTTTGAAGCCCAGAGGCTGCAGCGAGAGGGGGGAGGCGCCCACGGGGAAGAGCGCAGGCGCTACCTGGCCAAGGTGCGGGCGCAGCTGGAAGAGCAAAGGCGGGACCTGAGAGACAGCACGAGTAACTGGGCGTGCGGGGCGCTCCTCAAAGTCAGAAGGTGGATGCTTTCTAACATTGGGATAACTGCTGTCCTCATTATatgcattttgatttttcttgccACTTTAATTTACTTGTGTATTACTCATGGACACTGA